Proteins from one Anopheles nili chromosome 2, idAnoNiliSN_F5_01, whole genome shotgun sequence genomic window:
- the LOC128730902 gene encoding ras-like protein family member 10B, with translation MQGPLKVAFLGASGVGRTSILQQFFKHDFPKDHIRTARRSVYRSCLVCDACIRELMVLDVPPQKYFPIDNLAEWNNGHPLGLRTVHTYVLVYDMGNLDTFQYCRNMRDQILESFNHRDFKIMVVGNKVDMVSNPHTQELKDISTLVRKHWRCGYVECSAKHNYKIGDIFKELMGYPVGGTAPKLEFSQAIGTKNRCTIL, from the exons ATGCAAGGCCCCCTCAAGGTGGCGTTTCTGGGGGCCTCCGGTGTGGGACGCACCAGCATCCTGCAG CAATTCTTTAAGCACGATTTTCCGAAGGATCACATCCGCACGGCACGGCGAAGCGTCTATCGGAGCTGTCTGGTGTGTGATGCGTGCATTCGTGAGCTGATGGTGTTGGACGTACCACCGCAGAAGTACTTCCCGATCGATAACCTGGCGGAGTGGAACAATGGTCATCCGCTTGGGTTGCGGACGGTGCATACGTACGTGCTGGTGTATGATATGGGGAATTTGGACACCTTTCAG TACTGCCGAAATATGCGCGATCAAATTTTGGAGAGCTTCAACCATCGCGATTTCAAGATAATGGTCGTGGGCAACAAAGTGGACATGGTGTCAAACCCTCACACTCAG GAACTAAAGGATATTTCCACCCTCGTCCGGAAGCACTGGCGCTGCGGATACGTCGAGTGTTCGGCAAA GCACAACTACAAAATTGGGGACATCTTTAAGGAGCTGATGGGCTACCCGGTCGGTGGAACCGCACCAAAGCTGGAGTTTTCGCAGGCGATCGGGACGAAAAATCGTTGCACAATACTCTAG